One Prunus dulcis chromosome 8, ALMONDv2, whole genome shotgun sequence DNA window includes the following coding sequences:
- the LOC117638359 gene encoding uncharacterized protein LOC117638359, translated as MALAIRENSNQDLRHEIEEDRVMRIQGEFRKTKPMIFKGEPNPMTTKEWLRQIKRKMDNQRIPGDIRVVIACTYLEGQAYLWWESIMSMPNTEITTWEAFKSIFMEKYFPSTMKAMKAREFVNLVQGNLAVDHYQSKFEELMRFTPYMIPDDATKVKRFEEGLRPSILEKVDILKLRMLMWLIEHI; from the coding sequence ATGGCTTTAGCAATTAGAGAAAATAGTAACCAAGATCTCCgtcatgaaattgaagaagatcGAGTTATGAGGATACAAGGAGAATTTCGTAAGACGAAACCAATGATATTTAAAGGCGAACCAAATCCTATGACAACTAAAGAATGGTTGAGGCAAATTAAGAGAAAGATGGATAATCAAAGAATTCCGGGAGACATTAGAGTTGTTATTGCTTGTACCTATCTAGAAGGACAAGCATACCTTTGGTGGGAGTCGATTATGAGTATGCCTAATACTGAAATTACAACTTGGGAGGCCTTCAAAAGTATTTTCATGGAAAAGTATTTTCCAAGTACTATGAAAGCAATGAAAGCAAGGGAGTTTGTTAACCTTGTCCAAGGCAACTTAGCTGTTGATCATTATCAGTCTAAGTTTGAAGAACTCATGCGTTTTACACCATATATGATCCCTGATGATGCAACAAAAGTAAAACGATTTGAAGAAGGATTGAGACCGTCAATTTTGGAAAAGGTTGACATTTTGAAATTAAGGATGCTGATGTGGTTGATAGAGCACATATAG
- the LOC117638360 gene encoding uncharacterized protein LOC117638360 — translation MNEVMWKTIDFVGAFQFIYVLSGWEGSAHDSKVLNDALSKYFLVDCGFPNRRQFLAPFRGVRYHLQDFAGQGRDPENATELFNLRHASLRNVIERIFGIFKSRFTIFKSAPPFPYRTQVELVLACAGLHNFLCRECRSDEFPIELENESSSSSSLPGNEGDNVEQVFETQEQQRENANEWRVGIASDMWRNAMQDNNGTQR, via the exons ATGAATGAGGTTATGTGGAAGACGATagattttg TTGGTGCTTTTCAATTCATATACGTGCTCAGTGGATGGGAAGGTTCAGCTCATGATTCAAAAGTGTTAAATGATGCTTTATC TAAATATTTCTTAGTGGATTGTGGATTTCCAAATCGACGTCAATTTTTAGCTCCATTTCGAGGTGTACGATATCATCTCCAAGATTTTGCTGGTCAAGGTCGTGACCCCGAAAACGCAACTGAGTTGTTCAATCTTCGCCATGCTTCCTTGAGGAATGTAATTGAGAGGATATTTGGGATATTTAAATCAAGATTCACAATTTTCAAGTCAGCACCTCCATTCCCATATAGGACTCAAGTAGAGCTTGTGTTAGCTTGTGCAGGACtacataattttctttgtaggGAATGTCGTTCTGATGAATTTCCTATTGAACTAGAGAACgagtcttcatcatcttcatcattacCAGGGAATGAAGGAGATAATGTGGAACAAGTTTTTGaaactcaagaacaacaaCGAGAGAATGCTAATGAATGGAGAGTTGGTATAGCTTCTGACATGTGGAGAAATGCCATGCAAGATAATAACGGAACTCAACGGTAA
- the LOC117638361 gene encoding uncharacterized protein At2g29880-like → MESHPAHVNFQTDTFADYELLRIAIGNGTAIGRNSIALGDDTDARTLGVEESRRVGIDDLSYDYDNHAFIPNEVEAATFQDLSPKQPNSYVPTQGTNVELPLESNGQTKRNRTEYEGNTSSFETNTRADVLERVSLSIDSIATDFRGIHSLMEKKEKESGCWDAIMEIPNLDSQVRYKVVELLNTKAKKDMLWKMSPQERKEWIMYKLS, encoded by the exons atgGAG TCCCACCCGGCCCATGTCAACTTTCAGACAGACACTTTTGCTGACTATGAACTTCTGAGAATTGCAATTGGGAATGGAACTGCCATTGGAAGAAACTCAATTGCATTGGGAGATGATACAGATGCGAGAACATTAGGAGTGGAAGAAAGTAGACGTGTGGGAATAGATGACTTGAGTTATGACTATgataatcatgcattcataccAAATGAAGTTGAAGCTGCAACATTCCAAGATCTATCACCCAAACAACCTAATTCATATGTTCCCACTCAAGGCACGAATGTGGAGCTTCCCTTGGAAAGCAATGGTCAGACAAAAAGGAATAGAACTGAGTATGAGGGGAACACTAGCTCTTTTGAGACCAACACTCGAGCCGATGTTCTAGAAAGAGTTTCTCTTAGCATTGATTCAATTGCCACAGATtttcggggaatccatagccttatggaaaaaaaggaaaaagagagtgGTTGCTGGGATGCTATCATGGAAATCCCAAACTTAGATAGTCAGGTTCGTTACAAGGTTGTTGAGTTGCTTAATACTAAAGCAAAAAAAGATATGTTGTGGAAAATGTCACCTCAGGAGCGCAAAGAATGGATAATGTATAAGTTGTCATAA